One Perognathus longimembris pacificus isolate PPM17 chromosome 2, ASM2315922v1, whole genome shotgun sequence DNA segment encodes these proteins:
- the LOC125346915 gene encoding 40S ribosomal protein S27-like yields MDVKCPGCYKITTVFSLAQTVVLCVGCSTVLCQPTGGKARLIQGCSFRRKQH; encoded by the coding sequence ATGGATGTGAAATGCCCAGGATGCTATAAAATCACCACGGTCTTTAGCCTTGCACAGACAGTAGTTTTGTGTGTTGGTTGCTCCACTGTCCTCTGCCAGCCTACAGGAGGGAAAGCAAGGCTTATTCAAGGATGTTCCTTCAGAAGGAAGCAGCACTAA